In Agromyces sp. Leaf222, the genomic window AGGCGCGGCATCCGGATTCCAGTCTTCGGCCTGCCAGGCCCTCGATCGCAGGAACGCCTTGGAGCAGTGGTAGAAGACCTCGTCGACCGCGACCTCGACGACGAGGCTGGGCACGTGGCCGCGCACCCGCATGCGCTCGGCGTACGGCACGTCGCGGAGCAGCCGGGCGCGGCCGTTGACGCGGAGCGTGTCGCCGCGGCCGGGGATCACGAAGATCAGGCCGACGTTCGGGTTCTCGAGCAGGTTGTGGAACCCGTCGGCCCGTCGGTTGCCCGGACGCTCGGGGAGGGCGATCGTGTGCTCGTCGAGCACCAGGGCGAAGCCGGCCGGGTCGCCCTTCGGCGAGACGTCTTGGGCGCCGGCGGCATCCGCCGTCGCGATGAAGCACAGCGGCGACGCCGCGAGCCACTGCCGGTCGATCTCGTGCAGGCGGTCGCGCGACTTGTCGCGGGCGGCGGGCAGCGGGTGGCCGACGATCTGCTCGAGCTCTGCGACGGTCGTGACGGGGGTGCCTCCGTGATCCATGCCTTCAACCTACGCCTGTGCGGGATGCCGCGGCGCACCGGCGCCGGGTCGCGCCGCCGGAACGGTGGCGGCGACCTCGCTGAGGCCCACGGCACGACGCCGAACGCCCGCCGCACGGGATGCGACGGGCGTTCGATCTGGTGCGGCGGGTGCCGCGCGGACTACTTCGCCTGCGGCGGACGCGTCATCGACAGCAGGTCGAGCGCGGTGTCGAGCTGCGCTTCGGTGAGGTCGCCTCGCTCGACGTAGCCGAGCTCGATGACGGCCTCGCGAACCGTGACGCCCTGCTTGACCGAGTGCTTCGCGATCTTCGCCGCGGCCTCGTAGCCGATGAGCTTGTTGAGTGGCGTGACGATCGAGGGCGACATGCCGGCGAGGGCCGTGAGTCGCTCGAGGTTGGCCTCGAGCCCGTCGACGGTCTTGTCGGCGAGCACGCGCGACGCGTTCGACAGCAGGCGGATCGACTCGAGCAGCGCGGTGCCCATGACGGGGATCTGCACGTTGAGCTCGAACGAGCCGGAGGCGCCGGCCCACGCGACCGTCGCGTCGTTGCCGATGACGCGCGCGGCGACCATGAGCACCGCCTCGGGGATCACGGGGTTGACCTTGCCCGGCATGATCGACGAGCCGGGCTGCAGGTCGGGGATGTGCAGTTCGCCGAGACCCGTGTTCGGGCCGGAGCCCATCCACCGGATGTCGTTGCAGATCTTCGTGAGGCTGACGGCGATCGTGCGCAGCGCGCCCGAGGCGTCGACGAGGCCGTCGCGGTTGGCCTGCGCCTCGAAGTGGTCGGCCGCCTCGGTGATCGGCAGCTCGGTCTCGCGCTGCAGGATCTCGATGACGAGCTGCGGGAAGCCGGCGGGCGTGTTGATGCCGGTGCCGACGGCGGTGCCGCCGAGCGGGACCTCCGCGACGCGGGGGAGCGCGGTGCGCACGCGCTCGATGCCGAGACGGATCTGGCGTGCGTAGCCCCCGAACTCCTGGCCGAGCGTCACGGGCGTGGCGTCCATGAGGTGCGTGCGGCCCGACTTGACGACCTCGGCCCATGCCTCGGCCTTGGCTTCGAGGGCCACGGCGAGGTGGTCGAGCGCGGGGATCAGGTCGTCGATGAGTGCTGCGGTGACGGCGATGTGCACCGAGGTCGGGAACACGTCGTTCGAGGACTGCGACGCGTTGACGTGGTCGTTCGGATGCACCTCTGCACCGAGCTTCTGCGTCGCGACGGTCGCGAGGACCTCGTTCATGTTCATGTTCGACGACGTGCCCGACCCGGTCTGGTACGTGTCGACCGGGAAGTGCTCGACGAAGCCGTGCGTGCCGGCGATGACCTCGTCGGCGGCCGCGACGATGGCGTCGGCGATGGCGCCGTCGAGCACGCCGAGCTGGGCGTTGGCCTGCGCGGCGGCCTTCTTGATGCGCGCGAGCGCGGCGATCTGCGCCGGCTCGAGGCCCTTGCCCGAGATCGGGAAGTTCTCGACGGCGCGCTGCGTCTGCGCACGGTACAGGGCGGTGGCGGGGACCCGCACCTCACCCATGGTGTCGTGTTCGATGCGGTAGTCGGCGGTGTTGTCGACCAAGGTGATTCCTTCCGGTTCGCGTGCCCGTGGATCTCGTGCAGCGGGCGGGGTGTTCGTGGCGGATGCCCCTGGCGGGCGTCAGATGTGACCGACGACGACGTCGGTGTCGACCAGTCCCTGGGAGAGGCGGTAGTTCGCGCCCACGATGGCCAGCGTACCCGCTGCGATCGCGTCGCTGATCATCTCGGACTCCTCGAGCAGGCGCGACACGGTCGCGCGCAGGTGCTCGCGCCCGACGTAGCCCGCATCGACCTTCGCGTCGTCGATCGGCGCCTCGGGGTCGCCGCCGGCGACGCGTCGGACCGAGGGGATGATGCTGGCGATGAGCCCGGCGATGTGCGCGGGCAGCGGCTCGGCGTCGGCGGTCTGCGAGGTGATCGCCGCCTTGACCGCTCCGCAGGCGTCGTGGCCGAGCACGACGATGAGCGGCACGTTCAGCACGCCGACCGCGTACTCGAGCGAGCCGACGACCGACGAGGAGATCACCTGGCCGGCGTTGCGCACGACGAACGCGTCGCCGAGGCCGACGTCGAAGATGATCTCGGCCGCGAGCCGGGAGTCGCTGCAACCGAAGATGGCGACGAGCGGGCGCTGGCCCTCGGTGAGCGACGAGCGGCGCTCGACGTCTTGCCGGGGGTGCTGGGGTTCGCCCGAGACGAAGCGCTCGTTGCCGCGGCGCAGTTCACGCCAGGTCTCGGCCGGAGAGGTGGGGCGGGCGGGAGATTCGGTCACTGCGGCTCCTCGTGAAGATGCGGGCGGTGCTCAGGGTGCGGTGCAGGTGTTGCGAGTGCTGCGGACGTTGCTCGTGTTGCGCGCGGTGCCCGATGCAGCCGTGCGCGTGCCGCGTGCCGGGGTGCCGCCGATCACTGCTGCGCCTGCACGGTGTCGGCGATGGCGGAGGCCAGGGTCGCGAATTCGGCGTCGGTCGCGGTGCCGACGAGCACGAAGACCGTGCTGCCCGCCTCGGTCGTGAGCCCGTAGCGGGCGTTGCCGAGGTCGTCGCTCGAGTCGCGGTTGTCGTAGACGGTCCAGTCGACGCCGTCGATCTGCACGGTGCCGGTCGCGAGGGTGCGCGCCAGCAGGTCGGCGGACCAGGTGGCGTTCGCGTCGAGGCCCTGGGAAAGGCCGATGAACTCGCCGCTCGGCGTGAGGTAGCCGGTGTACCAGGCGGTGATGCCGTCGGTCTGGCTGCGACGCAGTTCTGCGGCGTTCGCGCTCCAGCCCTCTGGCAGGTCGGGCACGGCGAGCGGTTCTTCGCTGCCGGCCTGCGCCTGCTCGGCGATCGCCGCGACATCGACGTCGGCGTGCATCGGCTCGTCGCTGCGCGGCACCGCGAGCACGATCACGAGCACGACGGCGAGGCTCGCGAGCAGGGCGTAGACGAGGTTGCGGGTGGTCTTGCGCTCGCGATATTCGCGCGAGTTCTTCGCCTTACGGGCGGCGGTCTCTTCTGGGGTCTCCGGCCGCCCGAGTTCGGCGACGACGCGCCCCTGTGCCGGCTCGGCCATCAGAGCGAACCCTCGTCGGATGCCGCGGCACGGCCGCTCGCGCCGCTCGCCGCAGCGGTGCGCGCCGCGTCGAGCCTGGCCTTCGCGCCGACGAGCCATTCTTCGCAGCGCGCGGCGAGCGCCTCGCCGCGTTCCCAGAGGGCGAGGGAGTGCTCGAGGGTCGCCGAGCCCTGCTCGAGCTCGGAGACGACCTGCACGAGTTCGTCGCGCGCCTGCTCGTAGCTCAGCTCGGAGACATCCGTGGTGGGGGGCATGGCCGCCATTCTATTCGGCGCCGCTGACAGGTTCGTCGGCCGCAGACCCGGTGGGTGACGACGGCGCGAGCGCGTCGCCGATCGCGTGCCCTGGCGCGTGCGGCGTGGCTCCCGCGTCGAGGGGGCCGAGCGACTCGGCGCCGATCGTGCCCGCGGCGAGGGTGATGGTGAGGCCGGTGCCGGCCGGTGCGCCCGCCGCATCGTGCACGACGTGCCCGTCGGGGCCCTGCACGATCGCGTAGCCGCGGTCGAGGGTCGCCTGCGGCGAGAGCGCGCGGAGGTGCCCGCGCAGCTCGCCGATGCGCGAGGTCTGCCGCTCGATGTGGCGGTCGACGAGCTCGGACCCGCGGGCCACCCACCGCGTGAGCTCTTCAGCGCGGCGGTCGACGATCCACGCGCCGTCGGCCAGCACCGGGCGCATGCGGAGGTGCCCGATGCGGTCGATCTCGCGGGTCAGGATCGACGAGAGGCGCATGCCGAGACGCGCGCGCACCTGATCGACCCTGGCGAGCTCCTCGCCGACGTCGGGGATGACGCGCTTCGCGGCATCGGTCGGGGTGGAGGCCCGGAGGTCGGCGACCTCGTCGAGGAGCGGCCGATCGGCCTCGTGACCGATCGCCGACACGATCGGAGTGGTGGCCTCGGCCGCCGCGCGCACGACGCGCTCGTCGCTGAACCCGAGCAGGTTCTGGAAGTCGCCGCCGCCGCGGGCGATGATGATGACCTCGACCTCTGGGTCGGCGTCGAGCCGCCTGATCGCCGCGGCCACCTCGGTCGGCGTGCGGTCGCCCTGCACGGTCGCGTGGATCGTGCGGAACTCGACGGCCGGCCAGCGCAGGCGTGCGTTGCGCAGCACGTCTTTCTCGGCGTCGCTGTCGCGACCGGTGATGAGGCCGACCACGCCGGGCAGGAACGGCAGCGGTCGCTTGCGGGATGCCGCGAACAGGCCCTCTGCAGCGAGGGTCGCGCGCAGGCGCTCGAGGCGTTCGAGCAGGTCGCCGAGGCCGACGTGCTTCATGTCGTACACCTGGAACGAGAGCGACCCGCCCTTGACCCACCACGTGGGCTTGACGAGCAGCACGGCGTGATCGCCCTGCTTGAACTGCTCGGTGAGCTTCGCCCGCACCGACGACCACATCGTGAACGAGATCGTCGCGTCGGCCTCGAGGTCCTTCAGCTTGCCGTAGACGTTGCCGCCGGAGCCGCCCCACTGGGTGATCTCGCCCTCGACCCAGACCATGCCGAGCCGTTCGATCCAGTCCTTGAGCTTGCCCGACAGGGTCGAGACCGGCCACGGGGCATCACGGGTCGCCGTGGCATCCGTCATCGTGTTCTCTCCCTGGGTTCGTGCGGCGTACGTGCGGGCGGTACCGGCGGCCTTCGCGTGCACGGGAATGCCGTGGTCGGCGGGCGCCCAGCCGGCCCCGCGTAGGATGGGAACGTGACGACCACCACCCCGAAAATCGGCCTCGGCATGCCCCGCGTGCCCGGCCTGCGCGGCCGGCTCAAGGATATCCCCGTCCTCGGACACAAGCGCGTGCTCCTC contains:
- the xseA gene encoding exodeoxyribonuclease VII large subunit — its product is MTDATATRDAPWPVSTLSGKLKDWIERLGMVWVEGEITQWGGSGGNVYGKLKDLEADATISFTMWSSVRAKLTEQFKQGDHAVLLVKPTWWVKGGSLSFQVYDMKHVGLGDLLERLERLRATLAAEGLFAASRKRPLPFLPGVVGLITGRDSDAEKDVLRNARLRWPAVEFRTIHATVQGDRTPTEVAAAIRRLDADPEVEVIIIARGGGDFQNLLGFSDERVVRAAAEATTPIVSAIGHEADRPLLDEVADLRASTPTDAAKRVIPDVGEELARVDQVRARLGMRLSSILTREIDRIGHLRMRPVLADGAWIVDRRAEELTRWVARGSELVDRHIERQTSRIGELRGHLRALSPQATLDRGYAIVQGPDGHVVHDAAGAPAGTGLTITLAAGTIGAESLGPLDAGATPHAPGHAIGDALAPSSPTGSAADEPVSGAE
- a CDS encoding aspartate ammonia-lyase, with the translated sequence MVDNTADYRIEHDTMGEVRVPATALYRAQTQRAVENFPISGKGLEPAQIAALARIKKAAAQANAQLGVLDGAIADAIVAAADEVIAGTHGFVEHFPVDTYQTGSGTSSNMNMNEVLATVATQKLGAEVHPNDHVNASQSSNDVFPTSVHIAVTAALIDDLIPALDHLAVALEAKAEAWAEVVKSGRTHLMDATPVTLGQEFGGYARQIRLGIERVRTALPRVAEVPLGGTAVGTGINTPAGFPQLVIEILQRETELPITEAADHFEAQANRDGLVDASGALRTIAVSLTKICNDIRWMGSGPNTGLGELHIPDLQPGSSIMPGKVNPVIPEAVLMVAARVIGNDATVAWAGASGSFELNVQIPVMGTALLESIRLLSNASRVLADKTVDGLEANLERLTALAGMSPSIVTPLNKLIGYEAAAKIAKHSVKQGVTVREAVIELGYVERGDLTEAQLDTALDLLSMTRPPQAK
- a CDS encoding exodeoxyribonuclease VII small subunit, which gives rise to MPPTTDVSELSYEQARDELVQVVSELEQGSATLEHSLALWERGEALAARCEEWLVGAKARLDAARTAAASGASGRAAASDEGSL
- a CDS encoding DUF4245 domain-containing protein — encoded protein: MAEPAQGRVVAELGRPETPEETAARKAKNSREYRERKTTRNLVYALLASLAVVLVIVLAVPRSDEPMHADVDVAAIAEQAQAGSEEPLAVPDLPEGWSANAAELRRSQTDGITAWYTGYLTPSGEFIGLSQGLDANATWSADLLARTLATGTVQIDGVDWTVYDNRDSSDDLGNARYGLTTEAGSTVFVLVGTATDAEFATLASAIADTVQAQQ
- a CDS encoding carbonic anhydrase, with the translated sequence MTESPARPTSPAETWRELRRGNERFVSGEPQHPRQDVERRSSLTEGQRPLVAIFGCSDSRLAAEIIFDVGLGDAFVVRNAGQVISSSVVGSLEYAVGVLNVPLIVVLGHDACGAVKAAITSQTADAEPLPAHIAGLIASIIPSVRRVAGGDPEAPIDDAKVDAGYVGREHLRATVSRLLEESEMISDAIAAGTLAIVGANYRLSQGLVDTDVVVGHI
- a CDS encoding MSMEG_1061 family FMN-dependent PPOX-type flavoprotein is translated as MDHGGTPVTTVAELEQIVGHPLPAARDKSRDRLHEIDRQWLAASPLCFIATADAAGAQDVSPKGDPAGFALVLDEHTIALPERPGNRRADGFHNLLENPNVGLIFVIPGRGDTLRVNGRARLLRDVPYAERMRVRGHVPSLVVEVAVDEVFYHCSKAFLRSRAWQAEDWNPDAAPRRAVIAHALERPDDSVETLEEYYGPSYAEKIYG